In Deltaproteobacteria bacterium, a single window of DNA contains:
- a CDS encoding tetratricopeptide repeat protein — MEEQVIYTTAINRIRLLKEKGRFDEAAEEIRQGLEKAPHDPFLKTSLADLYLRQGRFMEGRILAEEVLAQDPRHPQALSVLGDLYLKGHSPQKALECYRQAYNRDPRPYLILKAARAMKELGKLAEALEELEKVLVVHPENLSFLKEKALVLNRLKRFDEALEVFEKIQTTSPRDTFVEKEILRLRSRNRPEGQVLKELQVVIGMDSKKDDAQVHGLLAQKLKGAGQVREAAAEYHKASSLDPRSPYFLKHEGFCHYRLREYDQAVFRLSQAFRMDPRDYYVRKALEKSFEALHDPKGWLDLLEEVARHHPEEKALLGIIGKARKKTGIGEEAGK, encoded by the coding sequence ATGGAAGAACAAGTAATTTACACCACAGCAATCAATCGCATCCGGCTGCTTAAAGAGAAGGGCCGCTTCGATGAGGCCGCCGAAGAAATCCGCCAGGGCCTGGAGAAGGCCCCCCACGATCCTTTTCTCAAGACCAGCCTGGCCGATCTCTATCTGCGGCAGGGACGCTTTATGGAAGGCAGGATCCTGGCCGAAGAAGTCCTGGCCCAGGATCCCCGGCACCCCCAGGCCTTATCCGTTCTCGGCGACCTTTATCTGAAAGGTCATTCGCCGCAAAAGGCCCTGGAATGCTATCGACAGGCCTACAACCGGGACCCAAGGCCTTACCTGATCCTCAAAGCCGCCCGGGCCATGAAAGAGCTGGGAAAGCTGGCCGAAGCCCTGGAAGAACTGGAAAAGGTCCTGGTGGTGCACCCGGAAAACCTTTCTTTTCTTAAAGAAAAGGCCCTGGTTTTGAATCGCCTGAAACGGTTTGATGAGGCCCTGGAGGTCTTTGAAAAAATTCAAACTACTTCTCCCCGGGACACCTTTGTCGAGAAAGAAATCCTTCGGTTACGCAGCCGAAACCGGCCCGAAGGCCAGGTCCTGAAAGAGCTTCAGGTTGTTATCGGGATGGACTCCAAAAAAGATGATGCCCAGGTCCATGGTCTTCTGGCCCAAAAACTGAAAGGGGCCGGCCAGGTCCGGGAGGCGGCAGCCGAATATCACAAAGCTTCCAGTCTGGACCCCCGGAGTCCCTATTTCTTAAAGCATGAAGGATTCTGTCATTATCGTCTTAGAGAATATGACCAGGCGGTCTTCCGCCTTTCCCAGGCCTTTCGGATGGATCCCAGGGATTACTATGTGCGAAAGGCCCTGGAAAAAAGCTTTGAGGCCCTTCATGATCCGAAGGGCTGGCTCGATCTTTTAGAAGAAGTCGCCCGGCATCACCCCGAGGAGAAAGCCCTTCTGGGTATCATCGGGAAGGCCAGGAAAAAAACCGGAATAGGGGAGGAGGCCGGAAAGTGA